AATAAAATGACTTtttcaaataagtcattttcTTGACTACACCATAGAGCCCCTGGATTGGAAAATTATATGATCGTGCTTTTAAAGATCAGTtagtatttattaaaaaaaaatcagtcagtattaatttttttaaagatatttttttcaGAAGATATAactttttattgtgttttttcttcaaatatgtgattttttattgtgtttttctttctcttgaaaaaattaaaataaaataaaaggatcgAAAAGATTATAGTTAAAAGTAGTGTGTCCGTctatttgtttttatcaaataaattaagACCATAGTTGGCTtctattatgtaaaaaaaaagagttaaatataaattaaaaatgaattaggattaatttaGATTTGGTAAaaatgaattaggattaatttagatttgatttgatgagattCGTTTAAGGATTATATTAGAATTGATTTAACAATAAATTAGAATTAGATCAAATCTAATTTGAGTTTAATTAAAGTTATgtaaattcaattatttgattAGATAAAGAAGACCAATATTGTGAATAACAAAGTTAAATATCATATgctaaatttgaaaagaaaaagaatactGCACCAAAACCTAATATATAGATACAAATAACAATATACTCTAGTTACTTTATTGCGTGGTAGGGCGAAGTGGAGGTGGAGAAGACAGTTGTGGGTGTGGGAGAAGGAAATGTCAGGGGAGTGTATCACTTTACTTTGTAGTCTTTCTTTGCAGTTTAATGTGACAGATACTTGGAGATGGCAGCTGGACCCTTCCGTAGGTTATACAGTTAGTAGCGTTTATCGGCTATTAACTTCTCAGGACACCCCTCAGGTGGATCGCTCAGAGGCTCTCGTCTGGCATAAACATGTCCCacttaaaatttcaatttttgcttGGGGGCTGTTACGAAACTGGTTGCATACAAGGTCGAACTTGGTGGATCAtggtattattttttatgctgCGGCCGGTTGCTTGACAGGATGCGGTGATACCGAGACTTCTCAACATTTATTCATTACGTGTGATTTTTATGGCTCTTTGTGGCATAAGGTGCGGTCTTGGCTTGGTGTCTCAGGACCAGACCCTCTTAATGTCTCAGACCACTTTTATCAGTTTACTCATTCAGCAGGTGGCTTGCGAGCAAGGCACTCATTTATGCAACTTGTTTGGTTGGTATGTGCGTGGATCACATGGAATGACCGTAATCAAAGGTTGTTTAATAATATAGGAAGTTCCATAGATCAGTTGTTGGATAAAGTTAAGCGTTATTCTCTTTGGTGGTTAAAAGCTAGTAATGCCATCTTCGTTTACGGTTTTAACTCTTGTGGTAAAGTCCTATGGTTTGTTTTAGAATTGGCTAATATTTATGACTAGCtttgtatatttgtaattatAGGGGTCTTCTTGGCTAATATTTTTGGAGATTCCTaactttgttaatatatattccattttttattgttaaaaaaaagaaccaatacattttcttcatatttttactcgAATTTGCGATACTACTAGTTTGAAAACTATAGAAATGAATCACATTAGTCATTTTTAATCAAGAACTATGTTATTGCTTTAGGACTATAATAAGATTTTTACAAGAGCTTTAACTTACACTTTAGATTGTGTGATTTATGGACTATGATGTGAAACTTCTAATGAATGTTTACTCTTTATAGATTTTTGAGTGACCCAATTGTAGAAGTTGGAGTTATGATCTAATAAAGAACCATTGGCATTCAAGACCTTACCTTCAACTGTATACAGACACATAACATTAATGAACCGTGCCATATACTATCTTCTCCCCTTCCCTTCCTCACCGACTTTCTAACCATAAGTACCAAATCAATTTATAGCATGTCATGAAGAAgccaaattaatttaatttataccaGTCCTCtctggttttgttttgttgtgctACATATGTATACTAGTTCAAATGTTGTTGCAAAAGGCATAGAAAGTATTCACATGTTTGACAAATATGatgattaaaatttcacatgttATCTTGCTCTTATATATTACAAGTCCGTTTAGGTTTTGAGACATACTGTAAGCACATTAATTTTCCTATTTTCCTATTGAAGTTGTATTATCACATTCCCAATGTTTTCGAGTTGTGCAATGTTTTCCTAGTTAATGAGAGTGAGATCTAAGTTAATTTAGCATGATACCAAAGTCGGATTTTGTAGGATATATGGAATATGGACGCGAGCTCACATTAAGTGTGATCAGTGGcggattttgaaatttttttctcaGTATTGtatgaaatatatatcaaattgTTTGAAGGAAATATCATAATTGTTAACTGGTCCAGTGGTTTATTTTGCTTGATTGCAGAGTAGGGGTCCGGGTTcgaatgaaaaataaagaaagagggGATGGCAGGTTCGATCACGCGACCTCCATATGAAAAACAAACTTCATTTCTGCTGCACCAACTGAGTACTAGTGTTAAGATTATGcctaatttaatatatatagaaaacttGGGGGGTACCATGGCACCTGCCTGTCCCAAGGAAGATCCGCCCCTGAGTGTGATGGTAGGCATTGAAGAAGTATTTTGAATCGCACAATATCATAgtattttgaaagagaaaataccATTTTAACATTAAGTTGATATATATTTGGAATAAGTAGTAATTTGGCAATGAGCTTatattgagagacaaaataaaatctaagggtgtgtttggattgagggtttaggaggagaagggaggggagggtttacttttcgtttttaaattacggactatatgacatgtttttctaaaatatattaagtgtgattgaagtattatatggtcgtttatcatgttaatatgttaactttttataaaacatttcatagtgtctgtaacttaaaaatgaaaagtaaactcTCCCCTCCTTTCCCCCTcataaaccctccatccaaacacaccgtAAGTGTTGGAGGGAGTAAGTTACACCACCAAGCTCGTTAAGGGTTTAGTCTACATATAGGACAAATTATGTATAAAATAAGAGATTAACGTTAATTAATAATACCAGTAAGCaatttcctttaattttttaatgtaatgaaaaaaattgaattcttCAAAATATCCTTATAAAAATATGTCTTATAAGAACATTTTTAACCGGCCCCTCCTGGAAAAAAGTACTTCAGATGTGGGAAAGTGTACTGCTCCATTGTTGAAACTACCCCTCCAGTTATACATTACCAGAAATAAACAATATCACACTAATAATCAggaatataatgttttttccttcaaaagaaaaaagaatataatgttttttttatttatgtcatGAAAGATATAATTATATTGATCAAACAACCCTATCAGGTATTTAGAATAATGAAAttagtttattaaaatttacttatatttaagtTCAACGACTTTATTCAAGCTTATATATATTCAAGTAAAAATTGCATACAGCCATAGGGGCTAATCGATATAAAGAAGCTTAGTGTAGTGCATGAGTTTGTGTACTATGAAACATTAGCCACTTGGACAACACGTCATAGTAATAAATAACCAAAGACCAACACCAATTTCGACCTTTCATGtcttaaaatatttcaactaCTATATAACCACCTAAAACACATCAAACACTTTGCACACAACTActggagagaaattgagaaaaccaCTCTTGTTTATTTGAATATGGTCTCACTTCACAAAGCACTAGCCATGAGTCCAAAAAAAGAATCTTCTACAGATTTTGATGGTCcacaaaagaagagaaaatggGAAGAATCACCACTTTCTGATCAAGAATTCTTTAAGGATCTTACACATGATCTTGGGAAAAGAAAATCCATCTTTGATATTGAACTTCACCTCAAAACACCTTTGCCTTCAGATAAATGGCAACAATACCTCACTGTTCAGGTATATAATATATCTCACTCCCTTTTTATAAGCACATTTTCGCACTCTAATTTTTAATTAGAGTTCaggttaatatatttcattttgacttattcaaaataaattagaacCGAGGTAGCAATTATGTTCTTATgaagtaatttaattaatacatATTCAATTTTTCTCATGCAGTCAGGACAAATACAATTGTGTAACACAAAGATGAATATGAAAACACAAGAATCAAAAAGAGAGTACCCTTTACCTGAAAAATCATCTCTTGGTCATTTAAGCTTAGACCTTGAGCTTAATTTGACATGTGAAacattgaagaaaaaagaagaaagttaTTATGAAAAGAAGAATAATCTAGTGAATGAATCAATTAGCAAGAATAAAAAGGATTCTTCATCATggttatcatcatcatcatcaaatggtGATGATTACAAAGAAATGATTGCAACAGTTTGTATGAAGTGTCACATGTTGGTAATGCTTTGCAAATCATCTCCTTCTTGTCCTAATTGCAAATTCATGCATCCACCACCAGATCAGAACCCTTCCAAATTTTTGAAGAGAACAAGGTTTAGTTTCTTGACATAATCAAGAACAATCACTTCTAATTGGTCCAATAAATAAGtctatgtgatttttattttatatttttagattattattattatatatttaaaacaaaaggGTAGTGTTTAATCTACCTCTAAGGAGTTGTAATTTGACTGGTAGAATGTCAATGTGTGACTTATTAGAAACTAACCTTGTGTATCATAATCATcaaatttatgtatatataagAGTGTAGTTCTTGTTCATCCTAAATTTATGTATGTTCTTAACTCAGTAGTATGTTTCTTAAAGTTGTAAGGAAATGTTTTGTACTATActactatgattttattttccagTATAGTGTGAACAAAGTTTCAATATGCTGCAGGGTACTTTATCTTCAATCTCGTAAACTAATTAAGTTTTCTTTAATatgtaatatataaataaatttcttgtgaaatatatatattataatagctAGTCTGTGGAAAAATTAGATGCAACACATgttaataaaaaacatatactAATTCTCATTCATTTTGTTCCCTGTCCTACAAtagaataaagttaaatgaTTTTCATGTCAAATTAAAGACACTAAATGAGAGTTTTAGCTAGAAAAAactatcaataaaatattaagaaaactattttaaaaaaatactgaGAAAATTAATGTTTCTGTAGTATGGTACTACTGCAGTATCTACTCATATTGATATGACAGTATAATCAAATGTAAATACTACAAAACTATGTTcccaaaatttgaagaaaaatgttgAGAGTGTGATTATGGTAATCCTTACGTTTAAAATTAGCCAATCTATGTACTAGTAGTATTTCTAAAGACCAAGATGATCACTTCACCGCAAAGTTGAGAAAAGACTTATAATTAATGAACGcaaatgaagataa
Above is a genomic segment from Medicago truncatula cultivar Jemalong A17 chromosome 5, MtrunA17r5.0-ANR, whole genome shotgun sequence containing:
- the LOC11442297 gene encoding uncharacterized protein is translated as MVSLHKALAMSPKKESSTDFDGPQKKRKWEESPLSDQEFFKDLTHDLGKRKSIFDIELHLKTPLPSDKWQQYLTVQSGQIQLCNTKMNMKTQESKREYPLPEKSSLGHLSLDLELNLTCETLKKKEESYYEKKNNLVNESISKNKKDSSSWLSSSSSNGDDYKEMIATVCMKCHMLVMLCKSSPSCPNCKFMHPPPDQNPSKFLKRTRFSFLT